A window of Sodalis praecaptivus genomic DNA:
CGGCCCCGGCGAACTGATGGTAATAGACACCACCAGCGGGCGCATTCTGCACTCGGCGGAAACCGATAACGATCTCAAAAGCCGCCATCCCTATAAAGAGTGGATGGAGCGCAACGTGCGCCGCCTCACGCCGTTTGAGGATCTGCCGGACGATCAGGTTGGGTTCCGCGCGCTGGATAATGATTTGCTCAGCAGCTATCAAAAACAGTTCGGTTATACTTTTGAAGAGCTGGACGCCATCGTGCGCGTGCTGGGGGAAAACGGCCAAGAAGCCACCGGGTCGATGGGCGACGATACGCCGTTCGCCGTGCTTTCCAGCCGGCCGCGGGTGATTTATGACTATTTCCGCCAGCAGTTCGCCCAGGTGACCAACCCGCCTATCGACTCGTTGCGCGAGGCCCACGTGATGTCGCTGGCCACCTGTATCGGCCGCGAAATGAACGTGTTTAGCGAAGCGGAAGGTCAAGCGTACCGTTTGGCGTTCAAATCGCCCATCTTACTCTATTCCGACTTTACCCAGCTCACGACGCAGGCGGGAGATCACTATCGCGCCAACAAGCTGGATATCACCTTTGAGCCGACGCAGGCGAGCCTGCACGACACGCTCTTAGGCTTGTGCGATCGGGCGGAAGACATGGTGCGCCAGGGCACGGTGCTGCTGGTGCTGACCGACCGCGCCATCGCGCCGGGCCGCATACCGGTGCCGGCGCCGATGGCGGTGGGCGCCATCCATACCCGCCTGGTGGAAAAGAACCTGCGCTGCGACGCCAACTTGATTGTTGAAACCGCCAGCGCCCGCGATCCGCACCACTTTGCGGTGCTGCTGGGCTTCGGCGCCACCGCTATCTATCCGTTCCTGGCCTATGAAAGTCTGGCCGGGATGGTGGATAACGGCACCATCGAGAAAGATTATCGTACGGTGATGCTGAACTTCCGCAATGGCATCAACAAAGGGCTGTACAAGATCATGTCCAAAATGGGCATTTCGACCGTCGCCTCGTACCGCTGCTCGAAGCTGTTTGAAGCGGTAGGTCTGCATCGCGATCTGACCGATCTGTGCTTCCAGGGCGTGGTCAGCCGCATCGGCGGCGCCAGCTTTAGCGATTTCGAGCTGGATTTACTGAACCTGTCGAAACGGGCCTGGCTGAAACGCAAAGCCCTCGATCAGGGCGGGCTATTGAAATACGTCCACGGCGGCGAATATCACGCCTACAATCCTGATGTGGTGCGCACCCTGCAACAGGCGGTACGGAGCGGCGATAGGCAGGATTATCGTCAGTATGCCGATCTGGTCAACCAGCGGCCGGTCGCGACGCTGCGGGATTTGCTGCAACTGAAGCCCAACGGCCAAGCGGTCGCATTGGATCAGGTGGAGCCGGCCGAAACGCTATTTAAACGGTTCGACACCGCCGCGATGTCCATCGGCGCGCTCAGCCCGGAGGCCCACGAGTCGCTGGCCCAGGCCATGAACGGGCTGGGCGGTTTCTCCAACTCCGGCGAGGGGGGTGAAGATCCCGCCCGTTACCGCACCGATAAAGTCTCGCGCATCAAACAGGTGGCGTCCGGGCGCTTCGGGGTCACGCCGGCCTATCTGGTCAATGCCGACGTCATCCAGATTAAGGTGGCACAGGGCGCCAAGCCCGGAGAGGGCGGTCAGTTGCCTGGCGACAAGGTCACGCCGTATATCGCGCGCCTGCGCTATTCGGTACCCGGCGTCACGTTGATTTCGCCGCCGCCGCATCATGATATCTACTCGATAGAAGACCTGGCGCAGCTGATTTTCGATCTCAAGCAGGTAAACGCCAAGGCGCTGATTTCGGTCAAGCTGGTGTCCGAGCCGGGCGTCGGCACCATCGCCACCGGCGTGGCCAAAGCCTATGCGGATTTGATAACCATTGCCGGTTATGACGGCGGCACCGGCGCCAGCCCGCTGTCCTCGGTGAAATACGCCGGCTCGCCCTGGGAATTGGGCCTGGTGGAAACCCAGCAGGCGCTGGTGGCCAACGGGCTGCGCCATAAAATCCGCCTGCAGGTGGACGGCGGGCTCAAAACCGGCCAGGACATCATTAAGGCGGCGATCCTCGGCGCCGAAAGCTTTGGCTTCGGGACCGGCCCGATGGTGGCGCTCGGCTGCAAATATCTGCGCATCTGCCACCTTAACAACTGCGCCACCGGCGTCGCCACCCAGGACGAAAAACTGCGCCGCGATCATTACCACGGCCTGCCGGAACGCGTGACGAATTATTTTCACTTTATCGCGCAGGAAACGCGCGAAATCATGGCGGAGCTGGGCGTGACCCGCCTGGTGGATTTAATAGGGCGCACCGATCTGCTTTGCGAGCTTGACGGGATAACCGCCCGGCAGAATAAGCTGGATCTCGCGCCGCTGCTCGCCACCGCGCAGCCCCATCCGGGCAAAGCGCTGTATTGCACCGAGGAGCGCAATCCGCCGTTTGACCCGGGGGCAATGAATAAAACCCTACTGCAGCAGGCGATGCCGTATGTGGACGCGCGCCAAAGCAAGACGTTCTACTTCGATATTCACAACACCGATCGTTCGGTGGGCGCATCGCTGTCGGGCGCCATCGCCGACGTTCACGGCGATCAGGGCCTGTCCGCGGATCCGATTAAAGCCCACTTTACCGGCACCGCCGGCCAAAGTTTCGGCGTCTGGAACGCCGGCGGCGTGGAGCTGACACTGACGGGGGATGCTAATGATTATGTCGGTAAAGGGATGGCGGGCGGCAGCATCGTGGTGCGTCCGCCGGTCGGTTCGGCGTTTTTGAGCCATGAAGCCACCATTATCGGCAACACCTGCCTGTATGGCGCTACCGGCGGCAAGCTGTTTGCCGCCGGGCGGGCCGGCGAACGTTTCGCGGTGCGTAACTCCGGCGCCATCACGGTGGTGGAAGGCGTGGGCGATAACGGCTGCGAATACATGACCGGCGGCATTGTTTGCGTGCTCGGCCGTACCGGCGTCAACTTCGGCGCAGGGATGACCGGCGGCTTCGCCTATGTCCTCGACGAGCATGGCGACTTTGCCAAGCGCGTGAATCCAGAGCTGGTGGAAGTCCTGGCCGTGGCGGATTTGGCCATTCACGAAGAGCATCTGCGCGGGCTGATAACCGAACACGTTCATCTGACCGGCTCCCACCGCGGCGAGGAGCTGCTGGCCGATTGGCCGGCCTGGGCGGGTCGCTTCGCGCTGGTGAAGCCAAAATCGAGCGATGTGAAAGCGTTATTGGGCCACCGCAGCCGCTCCGCGGCAGAATTGCGCGTGCAAGCGCAGTAAGAGGTTAATGATGAGTCAAAATGTCTATCAATTTATCGACCTGCAGCGTGTGGATCCGCCGAAAAAGCCGCTGAAGGTGCGTAAAATTGAATTTGTGGAAATCTACGAGCCGTTCTCCGACTCGCAGTCCAAAGCGCAGGCGGACCGTTGTCTCTCCTGCGGCAACCCTTACTGTGAATGGAAATGTCCGGTCCACAACTACATTCCCAACTGGCTGAAGCTTGCCAACGAGGGACGCATTATCGAAGCGGCTGAACTTTCGCACCAGACCAACAGTCTGCCGGAAGTGTGCGGGCGCGTCTGCCCGCAGGACCGGTTGTGCGAGGGCTCCTGTACGCTCAACGACGAGTTCGGCGCGGTCACTATCGGCAATATTGAACGCTATATTAACGACAAAGCCATTGAAATGGGCTGGAAACCCAGCGTTGCCAACGTGGTTCCCACCGGCAAACGGGTGGCGATTGTCGGCGCCGGCCCCGCGGGGCTGGCCTGCGCTGACGTGCTGGCGCGCAACGGCGTACAGGCGGTGGTGTTTGACCGTCATCCTGAAATCGGCGGTTTGCTGACTTTCGGCATCCCCGCCTTTAAGCTGGAAAAAGAGGTGATGATAAAGCGCCGCGAAATCTTCAGCGACATGGGCATTGAGTTCCGATTGAATACCGAAATCGGTAAAGATGTGCAGCTGAGCGATCTGCTCGGCGAATACGATGCGGTGTTCCTGGGCGTCGGCACCTATCAATCGATGCGCGGCGGTTTGGACAATGAAGATGCGCCGGGCGTGTATGACGCGTTGCCGTTTCTGGTCGCCAATACCCGTGAACTGATGGGCTTCGGCAACCCCGCCGAAGCGCCCTATGTCAACATGAGCGGCAAACGCGTGGTCGTGCTGGGCGGTGGCGATACCGCCATGGACTGTGTCCGGACCTCCATTCGCCACGGCGCCAGCCGGGTTGTCTGCGCCTATCGCCGCGACGAGGAAAACATGCCCGGCTCGCGCCGTGAGGTAAAAAACTCGCGCGAGGAAGGGGTGGAGTTCATGTTCAATCTGCAGCCGGTAAGTATCGAAGTGGACGCCGAGGGCCGGACCTGCGGCGTGAAGATGGTCCGTACCGCCATGGGCGCGCCGGATGCCCACGGACGCCGCCGCGCGGAAATCGTTGCCGGCTCTGAGCATATTCTTGATGCCGATGCGGTGGTCGTCGCCTTCGGCTTCCGTCCGCACCACATGAGCTGGCTGGCCGGTTTCAGCGTTGAACTGGACAACCAAGGCCGGATCTTGGCGCCGGAACACGGCGCGGCCGCCTTCCAGACCAGCAATCCGAAGATCTTCGCCGGCGGCGATGCGGTACGCGGCTCCGATCTGGTGGTCACCGCCATTGCTGAAGGGCGTAAAGCGGCCGAAGGCATCATGGATTATCTGGAAGTGTAAGCGCTTCCATCCACGCTAGGGCCAAAAACACACGCCGTCCCGCCGCAGTGCCGGGACGGCGTTTTATTGTGCGGTTTGGAACCGGCGTGTTTCTGTTAAAGGCGGGAAGCGGCGGCGGGATCAGGCCGCAAATCAGCGGCCTGGGGCGGGCAGCGCCGCAACGTCGTCGGGCAATTACTTCACCACGCGCAATGAAGGTCGGCCACCGCCGCGCGGCGGCGTGGGCGGCTCGTCTTCCGGATTATCGGCCTGCGCGTTGTCGGGCCGATCGCCGTCGATAACCGACATGACGGTTTCCGTGGTCGGGTCTTCAGCGCTATCGTCGTCGGCCAGCGCCAGCTGCTCGTAGGCCACCTCGGGCTCAAACATCGTGCCGGCGCCGTTTTCACGGGCGTAAATCGCCAGCACGGCCGCCATCGGCACTACCACCTGCCGCGGAACCCCGCTAAAGCGGGCGTTGAATTGCACTTCATCATTGCCCAGCGCCAGATTCGCCACCGCGCGCGGCGCGATATTGAGCACGATTTGCCCGTCGCGGGCAAATTCCATCGGCACCATCACGCCATCCACGTTGACATCCACCACGAGATGCGGCGTCAGCTGATTATCAAGCAACCATTCGTAAAACGCCCGCAGCAGGTAAGGCCGGCGCGGCGAAAGCTGAGTCACCTCCATCCCTCTACCCCCGGGTCTGTAGGCGCATTTCGCGCTCGGCTTCGGTCAGCGAGGCCAGGAAGGCATCGCGTTCAAATACGCGCGTCATGTACCCTTTCAGCTCTTTGGCGCCCGCGCCGGCCAGTTCAATGCCCAACTGCGGCAAACGCCACAGCAGCGGCGCCAGGTAGCAATCCACCAGGCTGAACTCTTCGCTCATGAAAAACGGCGCTTCGTTGAACACCGGCGCCACCGCCAGCAGCTCCTCGCGCAGTTGCCGGCGCGCGTTATCCGCCTCGCTGCCGCTGCTTTGCTCGATTTTGCGCATCAGCGTGTACCAATCGTTTTCGATGCGGTGCATCATCAGGCGGCTGGTGCCGCGCGCTACAGGATACACCGGCATCAGCGGCGGATGAGGGAACCGTTCATCCAGGTATTCCATGATAATGCGTGACTCGTAAAGCGTCAGTTCGCGATCGACCAGCGTCGGCACGGTGCGGTAGGGGTTAAGGTCAATCAGGTCCTGCGGCAGATTATCCATCTCAACCTGCTCAATTTCGACACTTACCCCTTTTTCCGCCAGCACGATGCGCACTTGATGGCTGAAAATGTCGGTCGTGCCGGAAAACAGCGTCATCACCGAACGTTTGTTGGCAGCGACAGCCATGAAAACCTCCAAGTTTATTGAGAAAATACCGCGAATAACCCTAACCCAGGGTTATTTTCCTGATTTGTCCGCCGTTGACCCGTAGCCACTTTGCCCGCTGCAACCGGAGCCGGAAAGCTTGCAGCCGGTTGACAAAACGCCAGCCAAGTAAACAGGCATATAAGCGTTGGCTAGTTTATCAGATTTTGCCTGTTTTGTGGGGCACGATATGGCAAATCAGCGTGAATAACTGGCTGCGGTTGATATTCCAGGCGGGTCAGGACGCAATAAATAAAAAAGCCCGGACGGGTCGGGCTTTTTGTGGCAGTGAATACTGCGAAATTAACGTTTGGAGAACTGCGGACGACGGCGTGCTTTACGCAGACCGACTTTCTTACGTTCAACCTGACGGGCGTCACGGGTAACAAAACCGGCTTTGCGCAGATCGGCG
This region includes:
- the sspB gene encoding ClpXP protease specificity-enhancing factor codes for the protein MEVTQLSPRRPYLLRAFYEWLLDNQLTPHLVVDVNVDGVMVPMEFARDGQIVLNIAPRAVANLALGNDEVQFNARFSGVPRQVVVPMAAVLAIYARENGAGTMFEPEVAYEQLALADDDSAEDPTTETVMSVIDGDRPDNAQADNPEDEPPTPPRGGGRPSLRVVK
- the sspA gene encoding stringent starvation protein SspA — encoded protein: MAVAANKRSVMTLFSGTTDIFSHQVRIVLAEKGVSVEIEQVEMDNLPQDLIDLNPYRTVPTLVDRELTLYESRIIMEYLDERFPHPPLMPVYPVARGTSRLMMHRIENDWYTLMRKIEQSSGSEADNARRQLREELLAVAPVFNEAPFFMSEEFSLVDCYLAPLLWRLPQLGIELAGAGAKELKGYMTRVFERDAFLASLTEAEREMRLQTRG
- a CDS encoding glutamate synthase small subunit — encoded protein: MSQNVYQFIDLQRVDPPKKPLKVRKIEFVEIYEPFSDSQSKAQADRCLSCGNPYCEWKCPVHNYIPNWLKLANEGRIIEAAELSHQTNSLPEVCGRVCPQDRLCEGSCTLNDEFGAVTIGNIERYINDKAIEMGWKPSVANVVPTGKRVAIVGAGPAGLACADVLARNGVQAVVFDRHPEIGGLLTFGIPAFKLEKEVMIKRREIFSDMGIEFRLNTEIGKDVQLSDLLGEYDAVFLGVGTYQSMRGGLDNEDAPGVYDALPFLVANTRELMGFGNPAEAPYVNMSGKRVVVLGGGDTAMDCVRTSIRHGASRVVCAYRRDEENMPGSRREVKNSREEGVEFMFNLQPVSIEVDAEGRTCGVKMVRTAMGAPDAHGRRRAEIVAGSEHILDADAVVVAFGFRPHHMSWLAGFSVELDNQGRILAPEHGAAAFQTSNPKIFAGGDAVRGSDLVVTAIAEGRKAAEGIMDYLEV
- the gltB gene encoding glutamate synthase large subunit, whose product is MLYDSTHEKDNCGFGLIAHIEGEPSHKVVRTAIHALARMQHRGAILADGKTGDGCGLLLQKPDRFYRMVAQERGWRLAKNYAVGMMFLSQDEEEARASRRIVEEEMQNETLSIAGWRDVPINADVLGDIALSSLPRIEQIFVNAPAGWRPRDIERRLYVARRRIEKRVTDDSFYVCSLSNLVTVYKGLCMPADLPRFYLDLADLRLESAICLFHQRFSTNTVPRWPLAQPFRYLAHNGEINTITGNRQWARARAYKLKTPLIPDLQDAAPFVNETGSDSSSLDNMLELFLSGGMDLIRAMRLLVPPAWQNNPNMDPELRAFFDFNSMHMEPWDGPAGLVMSDGRFAACNLDRNGLRPARYVITTDKLITCASEIGIWDYQPDEVVEKGRVGPGELMVIDTTSGRILHSAETDNDLKSRHPYKEWMERNVRRLTPFEDLPDDQVGFRALDNDLLSSYQKQFGYTFEELDAIVRVLGENGQEATGSMGDDTPFAVLSSRPRVIYDYFRQQFAQVTNPPIDSLREAHVMSLATCIGREMNVFSEAEGQAYRLAFKSPILLYSDFTQLTTQAGDHYRANKLDITFEPTQASLHDTLLGLCDRAEDMVRQGTVLLVLTDRAIAPGRIPVPAPMAVGAIHTRLVEKNLRCDANLIVETASARDPHHFAVLLGFGATAIYPFLAYESLAGMVDNGTIEKDYRTVMLNFRNGINKGLYKIMSKMGISTVASYRCSKLFEAVGLHRDLTDLCFQGVVSRIGGASFSDFELDLLNLSKRAWLKRKALDQGGLLKYVHGGEYHAYNPDVVRTLQQAVRSGDRQDYRQYADLVNQRPVATLRDLLQLKPNGQAVALDQVEPAETLFKRFDTAAMSIGALSPEAHESLAQAMNGLGGFSNSGEGGEDPARYRTDKVSRIKQVASGRFGVTPAYLVNADVIQIKVAQGAKPGEGGQLPGDKVTPYIARLRYSVPGVTLISPPPHHDIYSIEDLAQLIFDLKQVNAKALISVKLVSEPGVGTIATGVAKAYADLITIAGYDGGTGASPLSSVKYAGSPWELGLVETQQALVANGLRHKIRLQVDGGLKTGQDIIKAAILGAESFGFGTGPMVALGCKYLRICHLNNCATGVATQDEKLRRDHYHGLPERVTNYFHFIAQETREIMAELGVTRLVDLIGRTDLLCELDGITARQNKLDLAPLLATAQPHPGKALYCTEERNPPFDPGAMNKTLLQQAMPYVDARQSKTFYFDIHNTDRSVGASLSGAIADVHGDQGLSADPIKAHFTGTAGQSFGVWNAGGVELTLTGDANDYVGKGMAGGSIVVRPPVGSAFLSHEATIIGNTCLYGATGGKLFAAGRAGERFAVRNSGAITVVEGVGDNGCEYMTGGIVCVLGRTGVNFGAGMTGGFAYVLDEHGDFAKRVNPELVEVLAVADLAIHEEHLRGLITEHVHLTGSHRGEELLADWPAWAGRFALVKPKSSDVKALLGHRSRSAAELRVQAQ